The genomic interval GATGCTTGTCGCCGGATGGGAGTAGAGGGAGTCAGTACCCACAGCTTTAGGCGAACTGCTCTGACTCAAATGCACAATGCTGGGATACCGCTGCGACACATTCAGGAGATATCCGGACACAATGACCTGGGTACTTTACAGCGG from Funiculus sociatus GB2-C1 carries:
- a CDS encoding tyrosine-type recombinase/integrase gives rise to the protein DACRRMGVEGVSTHSFRRTALTQMHNAGIPLRHIQEISGHNDLGTLQRYLEVSPEQKRKAVSMIGW